Within the Maribacter sp. BPC-D8 genome, the region CTTCCCGGTAAATAGGTTTACCATCTTCACCAAGCTTACTCATATTACTTCTTTGTATTTCATTGAATACCTCTTCAATTTTATACTGCATACCGTGCTCTAAAATAGTACCACATAATATGTATAACATATCACCTAAGGCATCAGCAACCTCAACTAGGTCATTATTCTGAGCTGCTTCTAAATACTCTTTATTCTCCTCATCCATTAAATTGAAACGCAACGTATTCTTCGCCGCCCCTAAATCTGCAATCATATCTTCTGAAACACCTAGACCAAAAGAATTATGAAACTCTTCTACTGCTTTGATTTTGTTTTTCATCTTTATTATACCGTTTTCCGTTAGCTTTGCGTAAAAATATGAAATATGTTTAGCACCGGACAAATCATTTTTGCAATCGCATTTGCAGTGGTTTTCGCCATTATTATTGTCATCACTTATAAAAAAGACTTCAAATTACACCAAAAGAATTATAAAGGTGTTAAATGGATTGGTGTTTTCTTTACACTATTCGTAGCATTCCTATTATTTATAAAGTTTTTCCTAAAGGAATAGTTAATTTTTTTCCTACACCACAAAAATTAACATTTTCACAACAAAACACTGATTATCGGCGTTTAATATACCAAATACCGTAATTTTGCGTTATTCATCTATAAGATGTAATATATTATGACGACATTTCTTACAATTTTCTTAGTATTAGTAGGTATTAACATTGCCTTGGTAGCGATTAGTTTGATAAGTGTTTCTCAAAAAGCGAAAACACCATCTCAAAAATCGGCTAAACAACCAACTTCTGTAATCTATCCGTTAGATTTACTTACTACTAGCTACAAGAAAGCAGTTTAGTTTTTACCTTTATAAGGTATGAAACAATTTTTACTGGTTTTTATAGGCGGAGGGTTTGGTAGTATTTTAAGATACTATATATCAAAGAACCTGAATGCCTACTATTCAAATTTCTATCTAGGTACATTTCTAGTCAATATTATTGGTTGCCTACTTATAGGTATATTAATAGGTCTCTCTCTCAAGAACAATTACATTTCAGAAAATCAAACTTTACTATTAGCCACCGGTTTCTGCGGGGGCTTTACTACTTTCTCTACATTCGCATTAGAAAGCAACATTCTTTTTAAAGAATCTTCATTACTTCAAACATCCTTATATATGGGTCTAAGTGTATCGATTGGTATACTAGCCATATCATTAGGGCTATGGATTTGCAGAATGTTATAGATTTAACATTCACCATCCACTATTTTATTTTTATTCATTTTTTTAAGTATTTGCTGTTTTATTAAACAATCGTTAGATAATCGCACAATTTCCTGACGATTATTCTATGATATAGACCAAATCACCTTTTCCACTTCTTGGTATCTTCAGTATTATCATCTTTAAATAACAATACCCTAATTTTTTAGGGGTATATATTATCATACTGATAAAAATCAGTATTCAGACCCTATTATTTTTAGGGTCTGAATGTTTTTAACATATATTTGGCAGTATCAAAAACTTATTCAAATGAAAAAAATCGAGGCAATTATCAGAAAATCAAAGTTTGACGATGTCAAAGAGGCGTTGCACAATATTGAAGTGAACTTCTTTAGTTACTGGGATGTAACAGGAGTAGGAAATGAAAAACAAGGTCATGTTTATCGTGGCATTTCATATAGCACTACAGACATACAACGCAGGTATTTATCTATTGTAGTATCTGACGACTTTCTTGACAAAACAGTGAGTTCAATTCTTGAATCTGCATATTCTGGTAATGTCGGCGATGGTAAAATATTTGTTTCTGAGGTTCAGGAAGCTTACCGAATTAGAACTAAGGAAAAAGGCTTGGCAGGAATTAACTAATCTTAAAAATAAATCACTCAAAAAATTACAAATATGAATGAAGTAACACAAGAATCGATGGACAAGGCTTTGGAAGCCATAAATGCCGACATGGGGGCATTATGGATTGTACTCGCCGGTATTTTAGTCTTCTTTATGCAAGCTGGGTTTACTTTGGTAGAAGTTGGTTTTACCAGAAGTAAGAATACCGGAAATATTATCATGAAAAACTTAATGGACCTTGCAATTGGATCTCTTTTGTTTTGGGCTGTAGGTTATGGTATAATGTATGGAAGTGATTTAGTATTAGGAGGATTATTTAGATCTAGCCCAACAGATCAAGGGTATTTCTTTTTTAGTGCTACAGACTGGTACAATTTATTCTTTCAAACTGTATTTTGTGCTACAGCAGCTACAATTGTATCTGGTGCAGTTGCAGAACGTACTAAATTTTCAACATATTTAATTTTATCAGCCGTATTAACAACACTAATCTACCCTATATCTGGTAGTTGGTACTGGCCATTTGATGATGATGCATGGTTGAACGCCGCTGGTTTTATAGATTTTGCAGGATCTTCAGTAGTACATGCTGTTGGTGGCGGTGCTGCCTTGGTAGCTGCTATTATGGTTGGCCCTAGAATTGGCAAATATGTTGACGGAGAAGTAAAAGCTATACCAGGTCATAATATGTTATTAGGATCACTTGGTGTATTTATACTATGGTTAGGTTGGTTTGGTTTCAACGGTGGATCTCAATTAGCTTGGGGTGGTGATGATACTATAGCAGCAGGTAGTGTAATTATAAACACTAATTTATCTGCAGCAATCGGTGCTATTGCAGCACTTTTCTTGACTTGGTTGAGATATGGAAAACCAGACCTTTCAATGACTTTGAACGGCGCACTTGCAGGCTTAGTAGGTATAACCGCTGGTTGTGGAGCAGTAAACGCATATGGTGCAATTGCCATTGGTTTAGTTTGTGGTTTAGCAGTAGTACTTTCTATCGAACTATTAGATAAAAAATTAAAGATAGATGATCCTGTTGGAGCAATTTCTGTACATGGTACATGTGGTTTTCTTGGAACCGTATTAGTAGGAGTCTTCGCTTTAGATGGCGGTCTATTATATGGCGGTGGAGCTAGTCTTCTTTGGGTACAAACTTATGGCTCTCTTGCCTATATTCTTTGGGCTGCCTTTGGAACGTTCGTTGTACTATTTATATTAAAGAAAACAATCGGATTACGTGTTTCAAAACAAGATGAGATTGAAGGATTAGATCTTACCGAGCATGGATTAGAAGCTTATCCAGAACATATATCAAGCGACAAATAAAAAATACGGAGCGTTTTGCAGAACGCTCCGTTACATAACCTATCAATAAATTACTCAAATTAATTCATCCCCTACGGGGTAAAAATCAAAATTTATGAAAACGATTATTAATACAAAGTACGTAAAAAATATTTTCGCAACAGGTCTTATGCTTTTTGCAGCTGCTGGCGTAGTAGCTCAAGAAGAGGAAGAAGAGAAAAAGATAAGCATTAGCGGTTCTGTTGATGCCTATTGGAGAACAGCTTTTAAAGATGGTGGAGCTGCAACCACAGCTACGGGAACTTCTTTTGCTAACCAAACTGGTTTTGCATTAGGTATGGCAAATATTATAGGTAGCTATGAAATGGAAAATACCGGTGTTGTAGTAGATTTAGTTTTTGGACCTAGAGGAACAGAAGCTACTTTTGAAAACGACGTTTTAAATGGTGTTATCAACCAAGCTTATGCTTACTGGAATGTCTCTGACAAAGTAACTCTTACAGCTGGTCGTTGGAATACATTTTTAGGTTACGAGGTAATAGCACCTGCTGCCAATTTTAACTATAGTGTTTCTTATTTATTTTCAAATGGACCTTTTTCTCACCTAGGTGTTAAAGCTGATATCGCTTTATCAGATGATGTTAGCTTAATGTTATCGGTTTCAAATCCTTGGGATGTTAATGACACAAGTTCTACAGGAGATTATGCTTTTGGTACTCAATTAGGTGCTTTTGACCAATACCTAAACTTATACTACGATAGTGGTAGTAATGGTGGTCTAGGTTTTGAAATTGATTATACTGGTGGATTTGATATTTCTGAAGATTTCTTCTTTGGAATAAATGCGGCTTACAATGATAACTCAGAAACTGGAACTGGTTTTTATGGAGCAGCGATTTACCCACAATTAACAACTTCAGAAAGTTTTGCTATTGGTTTAAGAGGAGAATATATTGCATTCACTGATGATTTACTAGATGATGATGTTCCTGTACTTGGATTAACTCTTACAGGAAGTTTTACAAAAGATAATTTGATTATTAAGCCAGAAATTAGATTAGATAGTTTTGGTAATGACGTTGAGCCATTTATAGAAAGTGATGGTATCGGCACAACTAATAGCCTATCTACTTTTGCAATAGCAGCTATCTACTCTTTCTAAGTAGTTGATAATATTAATGGTTGATTTTATAGTTTAAGTTTTAAAACCTCGGCAATACCTGCCGAGGTTTTTTTATTTACAAAAACTAATGATCAAAAGCTTTTACCCCTACCCTAATCTCAGTATTCAAATTATTTACAGCTGGCACCAAAGGACAACTGAATTTCTTGTTATAAGCGCAATACGGATTATATGCTTTGTTGAAATCTAGAACAATCGTAT harbors:
- a CDS encoding outer membrane beta-barrel protein, which gives rise to MKTIINTKYVKNIFATGLMLFAAAGVVAQEEEEEKKISISGSVDAYWRTAFKDGGAATTATGTSFANQTGFALGMANIIGSYEMENTGVVVDLVFGPRGTEATFENDVLNGVINQAYAYWNVSDKVTLTAGRWNTFLGYEVIAPAANFNYSVSYLFSNGPFSHLGVKADIALSDDVSLMLSVSNPWDVNDTSSTGDYAFGTQLGAFDQYLNLYYDSGSNGGLGFEIDYTGGFDISEDFFFGINAAYNDNSETGTGFYGAAIYPQLTTSESFAIGLRGEYIAFTDDLLDDDVPVLGLTLTGSFTKDNLIIKPEIRLDSFGNDVEPFIESDGIGTTNSLSTFAIAAIYSF
- the crcB gene encoding fluoride efflux transporter CrcB; amino-acid sequence: MKQFLLVFIGGGFGSILRYYISKNLNAYYSNFYLGTFLVNIIGCLLIGILIGLSLKNNYISENQTLLLATGFCGGFTTFSTFALESNILFKESSLLQTSLYMGLSVSIGILAISLGLWICRML
- a CDS encoding nucleoside triphosphate pyrophosphohydrolase family protein; the encoded protein is MKNKIKAVEEFHNSFGLGVSEDMIADLGAAKNTLRFNLMDEENKEYLEAAQNNDLVEVADALGDMLYILCGTILEHGMQYKIEEVFNEIQRSNMSKLGEDGKPIYREDGKVLKGPNYSKPNIGVILDK
- a CDS encoding ammonium transporter, with the protein product MNEVTQESMDKALEAINADMGALWIVLAGILVFFMQAGFTLVEVGFTRSKNTGNIIMKNLMDLAIGSLLFWAVGYGIMYGSDLVLGGLFRSSPTDQGYFFFSATDWYNLFFQTVFCATAATIVSGAVAERTKFSTYLILSAVLTTLIYPISGSWYWPFDDDAWLNAAGFIDFAGSSVVHAVGGGAALVAAIMVGPRIGKYVDGEVKAIPGHNMLLGSLGVFILWLGWFGFNGGSQLAWGGDDTIAAGSVIINTNLSAAIGAIAALFLTWLRYGKPDLSMTLNGALAGLVGITAGCGAVNAYGAIAIGLVCGLAVVLSIELLDKKLKIDDPVGAISVHGTCGFLGTVLVGVFALDGGLLYGGGASLLWVQTYGSLAYILWAAFGTFVVLFILKKTIGLRVSKQDEIEGLDLTEHGLEAYPEHISSDK
- a CDS encoding P-II family nitrogen regulator, which gives rise to MKKIEAIIRKSKFDDVKEALHNIEVNFFSYWDVTGVGNEKQGHVYRGISYSTTDIQRRYLSIVVSDDFLDKTVSSILESAYSGNVGDGKIFVSEVQEAYRIRTKEKGLAGIN